Proteins encoded by one window of Filimonas effusa:
- a CDS encoding DUF3828 domain-containing protein — translation MRTLALLAICITFALLTSCEQTQNNSTEQAQINSNKPAQDSAKQPANDSAAQAQNNTEEKANQLLKEFYTKYITAFATEPAGPENEKKIKELQKEYCTAAFFKKIPGIIEESEADPFLDAQDSNIAYLETLTIEKGAAKDEYIVSYIPKEDKIIVHVTVVKEGDSYKIDSVK, via the coding sequence ATGAGAACATTAGCATTATTAGCCATCTGTATAACATTTGCTTTGCTCACCAGTTGTGAGCAGACGCAAAACAATTCAACAGAACAGGCACAGATCAATTCCAACAAACCCGCACAAGACAGTGCTAAGCAGCCAGCCAACGACTCTGCAGCGCAGGCTCAAAACAATACTGAAGAAAAAGCAAACCAGTTGTTAAAGGAGTTTTATACGAAGTATATTACAGCCTTTGCTACGGAGCCTGCCGGTCCTGAGAATGAAAAGAAAATAAAAGAGTTACAGAAAGAATACTGCACAGCAGCATTTTTTAAGAAAATTCCAGGCATCATAGAGGAATCAGAAGCTGATCCATTTTTAGATGCCCAGGACAGTAATATTGCTTACCTGGAAACATTAACTATTGAAAAAGGAGCAGCAAAGGATGAATATATTGTCTCTTATATTCCAAAAGAAGATAAAATTATTGTTCATGTCACAGTAGTTAAAGAAGGAGATAGTTATAAAATAGATTCAGTAAAGTAA